In Candidatus Tiamatella incendiivivens, the genomic window ATTAAGCATCGGGTTAGGCATGATCGATCAGATAATCCTTTCACTATTCGATGTCAGCACTGTAATAGCCTTATTCGGCCTCAGGGAAGTCAGGTTCCACAGGCCTGTCTACATAGGGGACACGATAACAGCTATCGCAGAGGTTGCAGAGAAAAAGGATTTCAACCGGGAGAGCGGTGTAGTCACTTTCAGGGTGGAGGTGAAGAACCAGAGGGACGAGACCGTTCTAACCGGCTACTACTCTACTTTGATCCGGAAAGCTCCCGCAGGATAGCCTCCTTCAACCTTATCCTATCAGTCTTCCCAAGCCTAGTCATAGGCATACTATCCCTCACAAGAACCCGCCGGGGCACCTTGTAGTCAGCAAGCTCCCTCCGGCAAGCCTCAATCAACTCCTCCTTACTAATAGACTCACCCTGCTTAGGCACCACAACAAGCCAGACAACCTCCCCGTAAATCTCGTGGGGCACCCCTATCGCTGCTGCCATAGCGACCTTAGGGTTCCTCATAACAACCTCCTCAACCTCAGTAGGGAGGACAGTATAGCTCCCAACCCTGATAACCTCCTTCTTCCTACCCTCAATATACAGCTCTGAGCCGCGCTTATAGCCCAGGTCACCGCTAACCCAGTACCCGTTGTGGAACCCTTTCCCAGTCTCCTCGGGCTGGTTGAAGTAACCCTTACTCACAACAGGCCCCACAACCAGAACCTCCCCGACCTCCCCGTCCGGGAGCTCCTTACCAGAGTCATCAACGATTTTTACGTCAACTCCCTCGAGAGGCACACCCACGTATCCCTCAGCGAACTTCAACGGGTCATCCCAAGGCCGGGAGAAAGTTGCGAACCCGGCTGTCTCAGTCGACCCATAACCAACAGCTATCTTGCCACACCACTCCTGCATCCTCTTAAGTAGCTCAGGGTTCAATCTCTCCCCCGCCGTCACACACAGCTCCATAGGCGGTGGTTGGATGGGTAATGAGAATATGAGGGCGTACATTGTGGGTACTGCTCCGAAGAAAGCTATCTTCTCCTCCCTCAGTAACTGAACTATCACATCAGGCCTCCAGTGGTCTACTAGGACCATTTTCGCGCCATTCACCAGGCCTGTTGTGAAGAGCTCTGTTGTACCTCCAACATGACTTGGAGGTAGGTGTACTAGGAAAGTCATTCTCTCCTCCCTACCTATATAATTAATTATGCCATTCAACTCCCCAACAGCCATTGAGACAATATTCCTATGCGACAACAAAGTAGCCTTAGGAACACCGGTAGTCCCGCCTGTGAATATAATCAATATACTATCATCCGGTGTCTGAGGCACAGGCTCCCCCAACGGCTCCCCGTCGAGTAACTCGTGGAAGCTGGGCTCTGAGTTCAAATAATATATTAATGGCCTGCCGATCTCATCCCTGATCTCCTCCAATGTACCCCTTATATTGTTATCACCGTAACTGTCGAGCGCTACTACAACCTTGGGTTTAACATGGCCCAGGAACCTTCTGAACTCGCTGATCCTGTACCTGACATCCATGGGTACACATATAGCACCAATCCTCGCGCACGCCAAGTACATGTATATGTACTCGGGCCTCATGGGGAGAACAGTAGCCACCCTATCCCCCTTCCCCACACCATGCACGACGAGGGATCCAGCCACCCTGTCAACTCTATCCTTGAGTAAACCATAGCTCACAACTTCTCCATGAAACTTCAAAGCCGGGAATCCACTGTCCACGGAGGCCCAGTAATCAAGGTATTTCCATAGGAAATCGAATTGAACAGACAAGATTATGCACCTAAAGGGTATTCTAGGAGAATTATTATGTTGATATAGATATAAATGCTTGGATCCAAACCCACAGGAGAGTCACATAGAAAACGTAGTTATAAGAAGCAGTTCAATAAACTCGAGCATGACAGTTAGATAAACACATAAAAACAAAGAAATTATAATTGGGTTCGCATAAGGCAGGCGACGCAGCTAGAACATGTCAGTGCCTACACTCATTTAGCTCGTAAACCTTTCTACCATATTACTTCCTCTACGAGCTAATAGACGGAGGTACAAGAAAATGTGGTAGGCTCATATATTAGTGAAATCTAGTGATCCTCACGTATACTATGTGTTCTACACTGCAAGTATGTTATCTATTAATGTATTGTCTAGAGATAATCGATAAATATTCTATATAAACATTAAGTTCAAATGTATATACGAGATGACTAGGCTATTGAAGAGGCTCCTCGCTGCAATAGGCATAATTGCCTTCTCAATAATGTTCTCAATAGCCATAGTAGGCCCACTCCTGTCCACCCTAGCAGACGTGGAAGGCATACCGCTAGGCTCCAAGCCTAATACAAGTATAGGCATAATATTCGCTCTAGGAGGTCTATCTCTAGCCCTAGCGCAAATACCTTTCGCCCGCCTCGCAGACAAGTACGGTAGAAAACCCTTCGTAATAACCGGCAGCATAAGTGTTGCCACAACAGTCCTCCTCATCGGCTACTCTCATACAACTGCGAATATGCTAGGGTTACACCTACACTTAAACCGCGTAGGATGGGACGCCTCTACAGTTACATTAGCAACAATGAGGACGCTTCAAGGCATAGCCGCTGCTGCAACGTGGCCTGTCCTACTCTCAATAATAGCAAGCGAGATCCCCGAAGAGAAAATGGGTACAGCCATGGGCGTATTCGGTGCATCATTCGGCCTCGGAATGAGCCTAGGCCCAGTAATAGGCCCAGCCCTTGCTTCTACATCAAATATACACACTCCGTTCATACTTTCAGCGATTCTAGCCACAATATCTGCACTAGTCGCACTCCATATACGGGAAACCTGGAGACCGATACAGAAAACTGGGGAGTCAAAAGCTAGCCTAAGGGATCCACGCCTCATAGGTCTTGGGCTGATAAGCTTCACACTACTCTACGCGATGGGATCACTGGTTGTAATATATCCCCGCTATATGGTGGATACCCTAAACCTAGGCCTAGATAAACTGGCCATAGCGATGGCACTCGCAAGCCTAACATACAGCCTCCTACAGCCAATAACTGGGAAACTAGCAGATATGCTAGATAAAAGGCTCCTCGTAGCAGTAAGCCATCCCCTTACAGGCCTAGCAGTCCTACTCGCAGCCTTATCAACCACACCCACCAACATATACATCTCAATGCTTCTCTTCGGAGTGGGAGGAGCAATAGCATTTCCAGCGGCAACAGCAATCCTAGGGAGCATAGCCCCAGAGGGAATGGAGGGAGCATACACCGGAGTATACAATGCAATGCTCAGCCTAGGAGTAACAATCTCACCCATAACAATAGGCCTCCTAGCCGACACAACAGGCTATGTGACAGCCTTCGCTACAGTCCTACCCACAGTACTAGCTGGGACAATAGGTTTCCTAGCAACCAACAGTCATACACACCTATAAAAAAATCTAATGTGCTCAGCATACTTAGAGGATTAGATGTCTGTGTTTGCTAGGAGAGTTCTATGTAGGAGACTGATAATTCTGGTTGCTGTTGATTCATCAGAAAGGCTCCTTGACACCCGTATTCCTAAAGCTATTACTTGTTCTAATACCGCGGTGTATTAGTTATTGCCCCAATTTTACTTGATTTCACCTGTTCAGTGGGCCTATTGGAGTTATTTGGGCTTCTAGCAGCTTTGCGATTACTATTATCGGTGTCCCCTGGCCTTTGTCCCCTTGGGGGAATATTGCTTGGTAGTATACAGGTAGTATTGAGAACGGGGTTATTAGGCAGTATCCGTGGACATAGTCTGGCTCTGTCCAGTATTCAAGTTTGTAAAGGGTGGCGTTAAAGTTTGTACCTGGATAGACTATTGTACCGTTTATGGTTGTTTTTAGGTAATAGTAGTCGTATAATCCTCCGCTTGCAGAGGCAGGGTTCTTGATTGTTTCCCCTATTTCGTCGAAGAAGCCTCCGGGCCACTCTATTTCAAGCGGCTGATATAGTAGTATTATATCGTGGTCCTGTATCGGGGCAAGCTTGTCCATTAGCGAGTATGCTTCAGGTGATCCCTGTACTACGGGTTCGCATTGAACGGCGTGGTCTATGTCGTAGGATGCTTGGGGGGATGACCAGCTCCCGGTGCTCTGGGGGTCGCTGCTCGCTATGTCTGCTCCTAGTATTGATTTTTGTATTCCATGCGGTGTTGCGTAGGCCTCGAAGTCTATGTATGGTATCTTGTTGTAGTAGGGTAGCATTGTCTCGTTGACGAGGTGTGTCCTGATGGTTATCCAGTAGCCGTCTTGGAAGGTGTACCTGTACTCGATTGTTATGGTGTCCTGGACCGTTTTCTGCTCATGGGTGCCTTGAACGTAGTTGTAGCAGGAGGCTGTGTAGGGTTGCCTTGTCATTGTCCATGTGACGTTGAAGACTATGCTCTCTCCGCCGATTGTGTAGTTGTACATCATTTTGACGTGGGTGAAATCGTAGAAAGTATTGTTTATTAGTACGGGGGCCCAGTAGAGCTCCTCCTCTGTTGGATCGTGTGTTAATACTGGTGCCTCTAAGATTTCTGTGTGATCCCATATATCTGATTCCATGCTTACACCGGTCTCCGTCTCTGTCTCCCCTGTAGTTGTGGTAGCGGTTTCGGGATGGCTTGTTGTATGGGTTGTTGTTCCTGTTGGAGTGGTTGTTTCATGTGTTTGCTGGGTGGTTGTCGTGGTTGGTGGGGCTGGTTGATGTGTTGTGTAGACGTAGGCTGCTGCTCCTGCTATGACGAGGACGAGTATGATTACTGTTATAGTGGATTGCAAACCTGGTTTCACCGTTGTCTATTGGATTCCTGTGAGAAGGTGTGGTTGGGGTTATTTAAAAACTAGGGTGAGGGGGTTAGTTTAGTCATGTTTTCCCAGTTTGTCGTAGAACTTGCCTCTATAGCCTATTTCTACGATTATTATTGTACATGGCCTGAGTATGTATGCTATTCTAATGTCTCCTATGCGGGACTTGCAGAGATCACGTAGGCTTCCCTTGAGCCGCGCCTCGCATATGGGGTTATCGGATAATTCCCTTAGTCTCTCATTGACTCTCTTAACTAGGTCTTTTGGAGCTTTTCTAAGGAACTTTTCTGCACTTTTACTTAACTCGATTTTACAGGGCAATCAAACGTTACCTCTTAACGGCACCAAGTTTTAGAAGTTCCCTGTAGACATCATCCTTTACTAGGATGTCCAGCGTGTCAATATAGTCCTCGACTTCCGCC contains:
- a CDS encoding MaoC family dehydratase N-terminal domain-containing protein; amino-acid sequence: MTRQPMYYESIPVGEKFESIPRTISETDIWMFAYLTGDFFPIHTDKVFAEKTVFGKQVAQGMLVLSIGLGMIDQIILSLFDVSTVIALFGLREVRFHRPVYIGDTITAIAEVAEKKDFNRESGVVTFRVEVKNQRDETVLTGYYSTLIRKAPAG
- a CDS encoding acyl--CoA ligase, whose amino-acid sequence is MSVQFDFLWKYLDYWASVDSGFPALKFHGEVVSYGLLKDRVDRVAGSLVVHGVGKGDRVATVLPMRPEYIYMYLACARIGAICVPMDVRYRISEFRRFLGHVKPKVVVALDSYGDNNIRGTLEEIRDEIGRPLIYYLNSEPSFHELLDGEPLGEPVPQTPDDSILIIFTGGTTGVPKATLLSHRNIVSMAVGELNGIINYIGREERMTFLVHLPPSHVGGTTELFTTGLVNGAKMVLVDHWRPDVIVQLLREEKIAFFGAVPTMYALIFSLPIQPPPMELCVTAGERLNPELLKRMQEWCGKIAVGYGSTETAGFATFSRPWDDPLKFAEGYVGVPLEGVDVKIVDDSGKELPDGEVGEVLVVGPVVSKGYFNQPEETGKGFHNGYWVSGDLGYKRGSELYIEGRKKEVIRVGSYTVLPTEVEEVVMRNPKVAMAAAIGVPHEIYGEVVWLVVVPKQGESISKEELIEACRRELADYKVPRRVLVRDSMPMTRLGKTDRIRLKEAILRELSGSK
- a CDS encoding MFS transporter gives rise to the protein MKRLLAAIGIIAFSIMFSIAIVGPLLSTLADVEGIPLGSKPNTSIGIIFALGGLSLALAQIPFARLADKYGRKPFVITGSISVATTVLLIGYSHTTANMLGLHLHLNRVGWDASTVTLATMRTLQGIAAAATWPVLLSIIASEIPEEKMGTAMGVFGASFGLGMSLGPVIGPALASTSNIHTPFILSAILATISALVALHIRETWRPIQKTGESKASLRDPRLIGLGLISFTLLYAMGSLVVIYPRYMVDTLNLGLDKLAIAMALASLTYSLLQPITGKLADMLDKRLLVAVSHPLTGLAVLLAALSTTPTNIYISMLLFGVGGAIAFPAATAILGSIAPEGMEGAYTGVYNAMLSLGVTISPITIGLLADTTGYVTAFATVLPTVLAGTIGFLATNSHTHL
- a CDS encoding type II toxin-antitoxin system RelE/ParE family toxin, with the translated sequence MPCKIELSKSAEKFLRKAPKDLVKRVNERLRELSDNPICEARLKGSLRDLCKSRIGDIRIAYILRPCTIIIVEIGYRGKFYDKLGKHD